The DNA region acgagtaagtcgtggataggcattactttctctaatttgggggtcTGAAAGATGAGGAatgtagaacatttaacccaacttggcctatttaggacatagtgcgaaTATTGTTCcggtgtagacttgataacagttattacacgatactacactctgatgagtttctcttgagaatactatgggttgatgagtcagtcattTAAACCTATAGTATCCGGTAGATAGGATCACGACTCTGGGAAATTTTTAGAATATGCTCTACAGGTTTATATCTatagtacactcctttgggatggttcttaacccgactccatgctcgtgactcacaacaaaccctttgattctcggttgataTGATCAGTCTCACCAATATCAATGaaacttaggtgttgataaggtgaaagaCCATAATCCcccaaaatggatgattggtGTTGATGAcgacttgatccatcccatggCCTTTATTTGtattttccttgtgtgtgatcccttgtgtttgattgttgcatttatgcattcatgcgcatcattacattcatcacaacaataaattttcaaggaactaaggtcttatttgcaaaaatATTTAGACCTTGGGTTGTGAACGAAGGAATACCAAAAAGTATAGTTTCAAATGTCCCAATTTGAAggagttaaggaagttgtcatcctttgtattagatcccttggaattcaagtAACGTTATGGGAAGATTTTATCCAtattgtctactgatgtggttgaagggcttttgagtgtcttggtgcagttttatgaccctctctatcgatgtttcacttttcctgattatcagcaTGTGCCCACgttagaagagtatgcccatttcttgggtatgcccgtatctaacaaggtgcctttcagtggattggaggagattctgAGATCTCAAGTCATAGCCtaagctcttcatttgaagaaatctgagattgatgctaATTTGGTGAAGAATGGAGGAATTCTAAGGTTGACTTATGAATTTCTCATTGGTAGAGAAACTGCTTTGGCTCAAGCCGATAGCGTGGATGCTTTTGAAACCATCCTTGTCCTGCTAATCTATGGcttaactttgttccctaacattgccgattttgttgatgttaacgccattagaattttcttgatttGGAATCGtgttcctactctgttaggtgacaTGTATTTCTGTTTTCATATGAGGAATTCTAATGGTGGTGGAACCATTGTATGATGcgttcctcttttgtacaagtggtttattttgcacttgcctcgGACACTAGCTTTCTTATAGAACTGACAATGTCTATGGTGatcttagagacttatgtctctcactatcgatgatattgtttggtatgattctttTTATGGAATAGAGATTATTGATAtttgtggtgagttctctaacgtgcctctcattggtacacaatgaggaattaactacaaccctgctttggcccgtCGTCAGCTTCGGTTCCtcttgagagataagcctaataacgttcagttagagggtctattatatcaggagggtaaagatccccaatgTTTGAAGAGAAAAATGGTGTGTGCTTGGCACAATATGCATAGGAAAgaaagatccgagcttggtccatgcaactgtgtagctttggaagcttacaatatttgggtgaagaagagagctttatAGCTCAACATGTCGTacgcttgtgagagacctatgtttGTGGTTATGGATGGGCCATCAACTCCCcataaccaagatgtagaggagttggaagatgcactctccaagatgaagcaagaaagagACTTGTGGGAAGAGCGGTTTCATGCTTTGAACCACAAGCATGTAAAGTTGCATATTGAGCCGAGAGACAAAGATGAACTTCTTGAGGTTCTTGAAGAACGTGTAGTGAAAggacagagagagccagaggatttatcttcctctagtatgtctcaaccttccggtgcttggaagaagattgttgatcgaCTCGTCCTCGAGAAAGCTCAGATGCAGATAGCCTTTGAGTTAGAGATTCAgtgcatccgaaggaagtacactcTCTTGTCCAGTTCATCTGATGtagttgctagggatccttaggatgatagtttcctttcctcttgtatttgtatttttggtttctgaactTGTACTCAGTGTAACCCTTCcaaattttataaataaaaaagaGTTTTTTATGGTAAATTGAATTGATATTATTGCTTACTATTGTtaattgaaaatatttgcaaatgagacttcatatgttccttgaagCTAAAAAAAATTAAAGACATTGCATTCcttgcatcatttgcataacagggTTTTCTTCAAGCCAAATGTCTTATGggttcttcttctgtgtatcagTCAAGTTGACTCATCACTGCTACACTCGCGCTAATATCCATAAAAGAATGGAGaatctagagcaagagaacagagagcttAAGGATGAGATTGCTAGAATCAcatctttgatggagtttgtgaatgctgctcagaatcaaccatcttCGCCTCCTGCAACTtctcctcctcagaggactgttatttcagagatTGCTTCAACGTCTATGCATGTGGTAGCTAGCCAGTATGCGCCTGCCATGCCTGGTAGGTTCCCTTAGGGAATGCCACCCAACTTTGTGCATGAAGGGTatgctccaacctttgcttctatgccgacatctagcccggtcttGTGTGTACCTCCTCCTATTGTGCATACTCTACCTCGTGTCAAGGAAATCGTCTATCATTCTGAGCCTTCTGAAGGCCccgatgtttatgagaagatggacgagataAAAGATCAATTTCTAGAGCTacgaaaggaattgaagaccttAAGAGGGAAATATTTGTTCggtaaaagtgttgttgagttaTGCTTAGTGCCTGATATTAAGATCCCagtgaagttcaaggtcccagactttgaaaagtataaggggaatacctgCCCTTTGAGTCATCTTGTTATGTATGCTcgaaagatgtctactcagaccgacaatgatcaactacTCATTCATTACTTCAAAGACAGTCTAACTGGTGttgcactcagatggtatatgggattggatAATGCCAATGTTCGTAATTTTAATGACTTGGGTGAGGCCTTTGTTaaacaatacaagtataatgttgatatggctccgGATCAGGATCAATAGAGAtcaatgtcccagaaagagaaagaaacattcaaggaatacgcccaaagatggagggagttggctgctCAAATTAGTCCACCTgtggaggagaaagaaatgaccaagatattttttgaagatgttgagttcattttactatgaacgcatgattgctagtCCTCCTAAtgatttcactgaaatggtgaacatggggatgcggttggaagaaggagtccgagagggacggttatcCAAAGTGAAGCTTCGGTGAGCAAGAAATACGGTGGTAGTTTCtctagaaagaaggaaggagaaaccaatgcaGTGTCTGCGGGGAGGCAAAGAAGGCCTCTTGTGAAGAAGAATTCCCagtcccgtcaacatcatcatcaactATCATTAGTAATTCCTGTGTAAACCAATAATTCAACAAATCAATCAGTTCCTGTCCAGCAACAACATCAGTAATAACCATAACAACGTACCAACTACAACAACGACAATCATCATGGaaactttgaaaggaagaaggtctcttttgaccctattcctatgacatatgcagaactgtatccTTCTTTGGTTATCAAGAATCTGATCCATCTAAGGAATCCTCCACAGACTCTTGAACCATTACCGTGGTGGTTCAAGCCTGACTTGcactgtgcttttcatcagggagcTCCTGGTCACAACATTGAAAtttgttatccattgaagtatgaagttcagaagctgattaagagtggtatggtgtcctttgaggacagaaCACCTAATGTTAAAGAAAATCCGTTGTCTGCTCATGGCAATGCTTCTGTGAACATGGTAGACGGCTATCCTGGAAATTTCAGGGTTTTTGATGTGCGTAGTATCCGGAGGTCTTTGGTGGAAATTGATAGGGATTTGTGATTGGTAAGTGATTTTGAACAtaaccatgatggttgtgttatttgcagcgtcaaccctcgaggatgtgtgATTGTTAAGAGGGATATTAAAAAATTGATGGATGAAAATGTTATTCAAGTTAAACAATCCAGGTATATGGGAAATAATGTAAATGTTATAGTATCGGTGTTCaaaacccctgagcgggtagttattaagtttgacagcagcagcagcagcaagaatgttaatagatcggtatcacctTTGGTTATACGATTAGCGGGCCTCGTCCCCTATTCgtctgataaagttgtgccttataAGTACAATGATACCATGATTGAGAAtgggcaagaggttcctcttcccgcggaaaattcagtggtgagcattgcagATATAGTGAAGGTGGCCTATAGTGGTCGTGTGTTTGACCCTGTATCTCCAAGAGTTATGGAAGATGTTTCAGTGGGTAAGAAAGCAGAAGTTCCTACAGTTGATCTGGTTAGTGGTACAACTCGAATGTCTGGTGAATCCAGTAGGTTGAAAGCTAATGATGATGATTAGGTACTTCGCAAAAAGTATTGGAACAAGCctatgtagagcatgatgttattgtggatcagtttgaccatattgttgccaaCATTAATTCTTGTAATAACCTGAGCTTTTATGGTGAAGAACTTATggaggaaggtagaaatcacaatttggcgctcCACATTTCGATGAAATGCAAAGAGGATGCTCTGTCCAATTTATTGGTTGATACCGGTTTgtcattgaatgtgttgcctaagtCAACTCTAGcaagattgtcatatcaaggggAACTGATGAGGTACAATGGTGTTGTGGTCAAAGCGTTTGACGGTTCGCGAAAAACTATCATTGGAGAGATGGAtcttctagttaagataggtccaagtgattttcaaattacttttcaagtaatggacattcacccggcctacaactGCTTGTTGGGAAGGCGACAGATCCACGAAGCTGGTGTTGTGACGTCTACTTTGCACTTCATTtctttaaaatcaaaatatcaaatcattatgcaggttggttctcaaacccaaggaacgtaatgatcctactccctctccaaactttgatttccttgtcgttgaagctgaggaagagaatgatgatgaagacaTGTCTGATGAGTTATCCTGTTTGCTTTAGCACGAGAAAAAATCCATTCATCTATTTGAAGAGcatattgaattagtcaacttgggttccgatgatgatgtgaaggaagtcaagattgggtctcaactgtgtccaaaagttaagaaggggttcgttgatcttctccgagaatattaTGATGTattttcttggtcctatcaagatatgccaggtttggattctgatattatgtagcatagattgcctttgaagccagaatgcccgccgaTCAAGCAGAATTTGAtaagaactcatcctgatatggcagtgaagattaaggaggaagttcagaagcagattgatgttggtttccttgttacctccgagtatccgcaatgggtggaTAATATTGTGCTTGTTCCCAAGAAGGACAAAAAAGtttgtatgtgtgttgattatagagatttgaataaagcaagttcgaaagatgattttcctctgccacacattgatatgtttgtagacaatacaactaaattcaaagtcttttcatttatggatggattttccggttataatcagattaagatggaacccgaagatatggagaagaccatacttattacaccttggggaacattctgttattgagtgatgccctttggtttaaAATATGTTGGTGCAACGTTTCAGAGAGCCATGGACACtcttttcatgatatgatgcataaagagattgaagtctatgttgatgatatcattgCTAAATCAAGgactgaagaagagcatgttgagcatttgttgaagttattccagtgtttgaggaaatataaactccacttgaat from Lathyrus oleraceus cultivar Zhongwan6 chromosome 1, CAAS_Psat_ZW6_1.0, whole genome shotgun sequence includes:
- the LOC127102673 gene encoding uncharacterized protein LOC127102673; translation: MENLEQENRELKDEIARITSLMEFVNAAQNQPSSPPATSPPQRTVISEIASTSMHVVASQYAPAMPGYAPTFASMPTSSPVLCVPPPIVHTLPRVKEIVYHSEPSEGPDVYEKMDEIKDQFLELRKELKTLRGKYLFGKSVVELCLVPDIKIPVKFKVPDFEKYKGNTCPLSHLVMYARKMSTQTDNDQLLIHYFKDSLTGVALRWYMGLDNANVRNFNDLGEAFVKQYKYNVDMAPDQDQ